One window of Nocardia nova SH22a genomic DNA carries:
- a CDS encoding sigma-70 family RNA polymerase sigma factor, with protein sequence MSEKASTGTVDDVLQQFEGYRRELCAYAYRMLGSSFEAEDAVQDTFTRAWKAYDSFEGRSSVRSWLYKICTNICLDMLDGPQRRARPMDLSGPSRPDSPMPPPQPDYVWVEPIPNALAFGADPAEHASTKDSLRLAFVAACQHLPATQRAILIMREVLRFSANETAEMLTMSPASVNSALQRARATMSKVQPSESGSYDESDDEQRGLVDNFVRAFEAYDMDALTSLLKQDVALSMPPLELWISGPENVAEFMLSEGPSACRGSRMVPLAGANGLPAFGQYKPTDEPGVFSPWSITVLELDGGEISGLNFFLDTERLFPLFGLPAELREPAE encoded by the coding sequence ATGAGCGAAAAGGCGTCCACCGGCACGGTCGACGATGTGCTGCAGCAATTCGAGGGTTACCGGCGCGAGCTGTGTGCTTACGCCTACCGCATGCTGGGTTCCTCCTTCGAGGCCGAGGACGCGGTACAGGACACGTTCACCCGGGCGTGGAAGGCCTACGACTCGTTCGAGGGCCGGTCCAGCGTGCGGTCCTGGCTGTACAAGATCTGCACCAATATCTGCCTGGACATGCTCGACGGGCCGCAGCGGCGGGCCCGGCCGATGGATCTGTCCGGTCCGTCGCGGCCGGACAGTCCGATGCCGCCGCCGCAGCCGGACTACGTCTGGGTCGAGCCGATTCCGAACGCACTGGCCTTCGGCGCCGACCCGGCCGAGCACGCGAGTACCAAGGACTCGCTGCGGCTGGCCTTCGTCGCGGCCTGTCAGCATCTGCCCGCCACCCAGCGCGCGATTCTGATCATGCGTGAGGTGCTGCGGTTCTCGGCGAACGAGACCGCCGAAATGCTCACCATGTCACCGGCTTCGGTCAACAGCGCCCTGCAGCGGGCCCGCGCCACCATGTCGAAGGTGCAGCCGTCGGAGTCCGGTAGCTACGACGAATCCGATGACGAACAGCGCGGACTCGTCGACAATTTCGTCCGAGCCTTCGAGGCCTACGATATGGACGCGCTCACGTCGCTGCTGAAACAGGATGTGGCGCTGTCGATGCCGCCGCTCGAACTGTGGATCTCGGGTCCGGAGAATGTCGCGGAGTTCATGCTCTCGGAGGGGCCCTCGGCCTGCCGCGGCTCCCGGATGGTTCCGCTGGCGGGCGCCAACGGACTGCCCGCCTTCGGCCAGTACAAGCCCACCGACGAGCCGGGGGTGTTCTCGCCCTGGTCGATCACGGTGCTGGAACTCGACGGCGGCGAGATCAGCGGCCTGAACTTCTTCCTAGACACCGAACGCCTGTTTCCGCTGTTCGGCCTGCCGGCAGAGCTGCGCGAACCCGCCGAGTAG
- a CDS encoding LysR family transcriptional regulator → MELRQLQYFLTVAEELHFGRAAGRLHIVQSAVSQQITRLERELDVALFDRTTRTVRLTEAGRRLLPHAEQVIAAVSRARDAVDDLRAERSGTVRLGTSTGLGARLESILVEFARAAPEAHLELVDADTGERMKRVRSGELDAAIVRGARDEPGLELLPLWSDRLVAAIPARHDLAVRREVELACLAELPLRLVDRARNPALHDLVVGSCRAAGFEPRFGPEFTTEQDTLAAIGFGAPSWTVYYAAQATRLVFPGVVWRPLRDPEPVMPSYLAVRPDPPRAELRALITACHSITD, encoded by the coding sequence GTGGAGCTTCGGCAGTTGCAGTACTTCCTGACCGTGGCCGAGGAATTGCACTTCGGCCGCGCGGCCGGACGTCTGCACATCGTCCAGTCGGCGGTGAGTCAGCAGATCACCCGGCTGGAACGGGAACTGGACGTGGCGCTGTTCGACCGCACCACCCGCACCGTGCGACTCACCGAGGCCGGGCGGCGCCTGCTCCCCCACGCCGAGCAGGTGATCGCCGCGGTGTCGCGGGCCCGCGATGCCGTCGATGATCTGCGAGCCGAGCGCTCGGGCACCGTCCGGCTCGGCACCAGCACCGGGCTCGGCGCCCGATTGGAGTCCATCCTGGTCGAATTCGCGCGCGCGGCGCCCGAAGCCCACCTAGAACTGGTCGACGCCGATACCGGGGAACGGATGAAGCGTGTGCGCTCCGGCGAACTCGACGCCGCGATCGTGCGTGGCGCCCGGGACGAGCCCGGTCTCGAACTACTGCCGCTGTGGTCGGACCGGCTGGTCGCGGCGATTCCGGCCCGCCACGATCTGGCCGTCCGCCGCGAGGTGGAACTGGCCTGCCTGGCGGAACTCCCGTTGCGGCTGGTCGACCGCGCCCGCAATCCCGCCCTGCACGATCTGGTCGTCGGCTCGTGCCGCGCGGCCGGTTTCGAACCGCGATTCGGCCCGGAGTTCACCACCGAACAGGACACCCTGGCCGCCATCGGTTTCGGCGCCCCGAGCTGGACGGTCTACTACGCCGCCCAGGCCACCCGACTGGTATTTCCGGGTGTCGTCTGGCGGCCGCTGCGCGATCCGGAACCGGTGATGCCGAGCTATCTCGCCGTGCGGCCGGACCCGCCCCGCGCCGAGTTACGCGCCCTCATCACCGCCTGCCACTCGATCACCGACTGA
- a CDS encoding acyl-CoA synthetase yields the protein MSYNIADLVEHTIDLVPDRVALADDVRSVTYAELEDRANRLAHHLQEQGVQPGDKVGIYSRNTIEAVETMVAIFKARAVMVNVNFRYVENELQYIFENSDMVALVHERRYSDKVSAVRPNTPKLKAVVAVNDGTEDQVPLAADSVEYEAALASTSGERDFGDRSNDDIMMIYTGGTTGMPKGVMWRQEDWWRVLGGGINFVTGEAIEDEWQQAKAGAAGPQMVRYPIPPMIHGGSQSATFHGLFDGGKTIMLPEFTAHGVWQAIDRHGVNLIFITGDAMARPMLDALKAGHPETGAAYQHSNLWALASSAALFSPALKDEFIELLPNTVITDSIGSSETGFGGLSVAAKGATHTGGPRVKIDASTAVLDDEGNPVAAGSGQVGLLARTGNIPLGYYNDPVKTAATFKEFNGIRYSIPGDFARVEEDGSVTMLGRGSVSINSGGEKIYPEEVEGALKCHPEIFDALVIGVPDERWGQRVAAVVQCRGGNRPTLEELRPVLSQEISAYKLPRSLWFVDEIKRSPAGKPDYRWANDHAQSRPADEEAHASAK from the coding sequence GTGAGCTACAACATAGCGGACCTTGTCGAACACACTATCGACCTCGTGCCGGACCGTGTCGCGCTGGCCGACGACGTCCGCTCGGTGACCTATGCCGAGCTGGAGGACCGGGCCAACCGATTGGCGCACCACCTGCAAGAACAGGGTGTGCAACCGGGTGACAAGGTCGGCATCTACTCGCGTAACACGATCGAGGCCGTGGAGACCATGGTCGCGATCTTCAAGGCGCGGGCAGTGATGGTCAACGTGAACTTCCGATACGTCGAGAACGAGTTGCAGTACATCTTCGAGAATTCGGATATGGTCGCGCTTGTTCACGAGCGTCGGTACAGCGACAAGGTGTCCGCTGTTCGGCCGAATACGCCGAAGCTGAAGGCGGTCGTCGCCGTGAACGACGGCACCGAGGATCAGGTGCCGCTGGCCGCGGATTCGGTGGAATACGAGGCGGCCCTGGCGAGTACGTCCGGTGAGCGCGACTTCGGCGACCGTTCCAACGACGACATCATGATGATCTACACCGGCGGCACCACCGGTATGCCCAAGGGCGTCATGTGGCGCCAGGAGGACTGGTGGCGGGTGCTCGGCGGTGGCATCAACTTCGTCACCGGTGAGGCGATCGAGGACGAGTGGCAGCAGGCCAAGGCCGGCGCCGCGGGCCCGCAGATGGTGCGCTACCCGATTCCGCCGATGATCCACGGCGGTTCGCAGTCGGCGACCTTCCACGGCCTGTTCGACGGCGGTAAGACGATCATGCTGCCGGAGTTCACCGCGCACGGCGTGTGGCAGGCCATCGACCGCCACGGCGTGAACCTCATCTTCATCACCGGCGACGCCATGGCGCGGCCCATGCTCGACGCGTTGAAGGCCGGGCACCCGGAAACTGGTGCGGCCTACCAGCATTCGAATCTGTGGGCGCTGGCCAGCAGTGCGGCGCTGTTCTCCCCGGCGCTCAAGGACGAGTTCATCGAGCTGCTGCCGAACACCGTGATCACCGACTCGATCGGCTCCTCGGAGACCGGCTTCGGCGGTCTGTCGGTCGCGGCCAAGGGCGCCACCCACACCGGCGGGCCGCGGGTCAAGATCGACGCCTCCACCGCCGTCCTCGACGACGAGGGGAATCCGGTCGCGGCCGGTTCCGGTCAGGTCGGTCTGCTGGCCCGCACCGGCAACATCCCGCTCGGCTACTACAACGACCCGGTCAAGACCGCGGCGACGTTCAAGGAGTTCAACGGGATTCGCTACTCGATCCCGGGGGACTTCGCCCGCGTCGAGGAGGACGGCAGCGTCACCATGCTGGGCCGTGGCTCGGTCAGCATCAACAGCGGTGGCGAGAAGATCTATCCCGAGGAGGTCGAGGGTGCGCTGAAGTGCCATCCGGAGATCTTCGACGCGCTGGTGATCGGCGTGCCGGACGAGCGCTGGGGGCAGCGGGTGGCCGCGGTCGTGCAGTGCCGTGGCGGTAACCGGCCGACCCTCGAGGAACTGCGCCCGGTGCTGAGCCAGGAGATCTCCGCCTACAAGCTGCCGCGCAGTCTGTGGTTCGTCGACGAGATCAAGCGGTCACCGGCCGGTAAGCCCGATTACCGCTGGGCCAACGACCATGCCCAGTCGCGTCCGGCCGACGAGGAAGCGCACGCCTCCGCAAAGTAG